In Oreochromis niloticus isolate F11D_XX linkage group LG5, O_niloticus_UMD_NMBU, whole genome shotgun sequence, a single window of DNA contains:
- the eef1akmt3 gene encoding EEF1A lysine methyltransferase 3, with protein sequence MSPTEDEDDPFPVDDCLFTETFSLDSVYTLMGEEVKIRQLFGADLGVAAPVWEAALHLCRYLEDQSVELRGKRVIELGAGTGVVGIVAARLGAEVTLTDLPLALPQLDANVSANKPSSGWPSLPPTVLPLSWGEDHMNFSSDWDLVLCADIIYLQGTYLPLVETLAHLCGKGAAAYLSSKMRDEHETAAFYEKHLPSRFNVELVHRDDKQNNNIYRASLRTGQ encoded by the exons ATGTCTCCCACCGAGGATGAAGACGACCCGTTTCCTGTAGATGACTGTCTGTTCACAGAAACGTTTTCTCTGGACTCCGTGTACACGCTGATGGGAGAGGAGGTGAAGATCAGACAGCTGTTCGGTGCGGACCTCGGCGTGGCTGCACCGGTCTGGGAGGCT GCGTTACACCTGTGCCGTTACTTGGAGGATCAGTCTGTGGAGCTGAGGGGAAAGCGGGTCATAGAGCTGGGAGCAGGCACCGGTGTGGTCGGTATTGTGGCAGCTCGCTTGG GAGCAGAGGTGACTCTCACAGACCTTCCTTTGGCTCTCCCACAGCTTGATGCTAATGTCTCTGCTAACAAGCCTTCCAGCGGCTGGCCTTCTCTCCCTCCCACTGTGCTCCCTCTGTCCTGGGGTGAGGATCACATGAACTTCTCCTCTGACTGGGACCTGGTGCTCTGTGCTGATATCATTTACCTGCAAGGGACATACCTCCCGCTAGTGGAGACACTAGCTCACCTGTGCGGTAAAGGAGCCGCAGCGTATCTCTCATCCAAAATGCGAGATGAGCACGAAACGGCAGCTTTCTATGAGAAGCATCTACCGAGCAGATTCAATGTGGAGCTTGTGCACCGAGatgacaaacaaaacaataatatctACAGGGCGTCTTTAAGAACAGGCCAGTGA
- the dgkab gene encoding diacylglycerol kinase, alpha b isoform X1 encodes MLTGTKVYFCWQLTGMASSDDTEGSLTPVDFIQLQHYMEESNLRVKDVIKEFHPGGRFSKHSFGECVDAEGFCLFLKTYLEVEDFPADFCQRLFRYFQNVEQNGSSKSPQPKEGGVFLRDVSCYFSVLEKEQPREKLEFTFKLYDKDGNGLLDSSEVDRIITQMMRAADYLGWDVTELRPVLKDMMTAIDVDDSGTVTLEEWLKGGMNNVPLLVLLGLKMTEKDGQHIWTMKHFNKPTYCSVCESMLLGLGKQGLSCNCCKYIVHSQCANKNPEPCARTFVKSKQEIGIPAHDWIRADCGANKCDVCNKKIKTLAGKRCVWCQELRHDECVLRGLSNCDCGPLKDHILPPWAIYAVSKEEDTSLLNVTLDGHILQIVPVPRTHPLLVFVNPKSGGKQGERVLRKFQYLLNPRQVYNLSDGGPAPGLHFFRNLRDYRILVCGGDGTVGWLLDALDKENLQVNPSVAVLPLGTGNDLARCLRWGGGYEGSDLREILKEIEGSELVPMDRWSIQVIPNDPHEAGDPVPNEIINNYFSIGVDASIAHRFHSMREKHPQRFNSRMKNKLKYFEFATSETLSSSCKRLKDCLTIECCGKPLDLTRVSLEGIAVLNIPSMHGGSNLWGESKKSDGVAGLEQSEVITDPEALKIVSQDISDKRLEVVGLEGVIEMGQIYTGLKSAGHRLAQTSQITIRTSKAFPMQIDGEPWMQPPCTIHITHKNQANMLMAPPTKPSGFFHLK; translated from the exons ATGCTTACTGGCACTAAGGTCTATTTTTGTTG GCAGCTGACCGGGATGGCCTCCTCTGATGATACAGAAGGGTCTCTGACTCCTGTGGATTTTATCCAGCTGCAGCACTACATGGAAG AGagcaatttgagggtgaaagaTGTGATTAAGGAGTTTCATCCAGGCGGTCGGTTCTCTAAGCACAGCTTTGGAGAG TGCGTCGATGCCGAGggcttctgtctctttctcaaGACCTACTTAGAAGTGGAGGACTTCCCTGCAGATTTCTGCCAGCGGCTTTTTCGTTATTTCCAAAACGTGGAGCAAAACGGCTCCTCGAAGAGCCCTCAGCCCAAAGAAG GTGGAGTCTTTCTTCGTGATGTGTCCTGTTACTTCTCAGTGTTGGAGAAAGAACAGCCGCGGGAGAAGCTCGAAT TTACATTCAAACTTTACGACAAAGATGGCAACGGACTCCTGGACAGCTCT GAAGTGGATCGTATAATCACTCAAATGATGCGTGCTGCTGATTATCTGGGCTGGGACGTGACTGAACTCAGACCA GTGCTCAAAGACATGATGACAGCGATTGATGTGGATGATAGTGGCACCGTCACTCTGGAGGAGTGGCTGAAGGGAGGCATGAACAATGTACCTTTACTTGTTCTGCTGGGGTtgaag ATGACTGAAAAGGATGGGCAGCACATATGGACGATGAAGCATTTTAACAAGCCAACCTACTGCAGCGTGTGTGAGAGCATGCTGCTCGGCCTTGGGAAGCAAGGACTCAGCTGCAACT GCTGCAAGTACATCGTCCACAGCCAGTGTGCCAACAAGAACCCCGAGCCGTGCGCTCGTACCTTTGTCAAATCTAAACAGGAAATTGGT ATACCAGCTCATGACTGGATCAGAGCTGACTGCGGTGCCAACAAGTGTGATGTCTGCAATAAGAAGATCAAAACTTTGGCCGGGAAGCGCTGCGTGTGGTGCCAGGAGTTG cgTCACGATGAATGTGTTTTGCGTGGCTTATCGAACTGTGACTGCGGGCCGCTGAAAGATCATATACTGCCTCCGTGGGCCATTTACGCTGTCTCAAAG GAGGAGGACACTAGCCTGTTGAATGTCACTCTTGATGGCCACATCCTGCAG ATTGTTCCTGTTCCTCGTACCCACCCTCTGCTGGTGTTTGTAAACCCAAAAAGTGGAGGAAAACAAGGCGAACG AGTGCTCAGGAAGTTTCAGTACCTGTTAAATCCACGCCAAGTATACAACCTGTCCGATGGAGGCCCTGCTCCAGG TCTGCACTTCTTTCGTAATCTGCGCGACTACAGGATCTTGGTGTGTGGAGGAGACGGCACCGTCGGGTGGCTCCTGGATGCTTTAG ACAAAGAAAACCTCCAGGTGAATCCTTCAGTAGCTGTGCTGCCTCTGGGCACTGGGAATGACCTGGCTCGCTGCCTACGCTGGGGAGGAG GATATGAAGGGTCAGATTTGAGAGAAATCCTGAAAGAGATTGAAGGGAGTGAGTTGGTCCCCATGGACCGCTGGAGTATCCAAGTGATACCAAATGACCCTCATGAGGCAGGAGACCCTGTGCCCAATGAGATCATTAACAACTACTTTTCCATTGGAGTG GATGCTTCTATTGCTCATCGTTTCCACTCCATGAGAGAGAAACATCCCCAGAGGTTCAATAGCAG AATGAAGAACAAACTTAAGTATTTTGAATTTGCCACTTCGGAGACCCTCTCGTCCTCCTGTAAGAGGCTGAAGGACTGTCTAACGATTGAG TGCTGCGGAAAACCTCTGGACCTGACTCGTGTCTCTCTAGAGGGCATAGCTGTCCTCAACATACCCAGCATGCACGGAGGCTCCAACCTCTGGGGTGAGTCGAAGAAGTCTGATGGCGTGGCAGGGCTGGAGCAGAGTGAGGTTATCACTGACCCCGAAGCTCTGAAAATAGTTTCCCAAG ATATAAGCGATAAACGATTGGAGGTGGTCGGGCTTGAAGGGGTTATAGAGATGGGACAAATCTATACTGGGCTGAAGAGCGCTGGGCACAGACTGGCACAGACCTCCCAGATTACCATCAG GACATCTAAAGCATTTCCAATGCAGATCGATGGGGAGCCCTGGATGCAGCCTCCTTGTACT ATCCACATAACTCACAAGAACCAAGCTAACATGCTAATGGCTCCACCTACCAAACCATCTGGCTTCTTTCACCTCAAATAG
- the stx16 gene encoding syntaxin-16 isoform X3: MATRRLTDAFLLMRNNAIQNRQILAEQELDELADDRMALVSGISMDPEAAIGVTKKLPPKWVDGVDEIQYEITRIRQKMKELALLHDKHMNRPTLDDSSEEEHAIEITTQEITQMFHRCQRAVTGLQSRCGHCTEQEERLLRNVVSSLAQSLQELSTNFRHTQSSYLKRMKNREERSKHFFDSGPLMEEDEDLALYDKGFTDDQLMLVEQNTVMVEEREREIRQIVQSISDLNEIFRDLAGMVVEQGTVLDRIDFNVEQACVKTEDGLKQLQKAEQYQKKNRKMLVILILFVIVIVLIIILFGTKF; encoded by the exons ATGGCCACTAGGCGTCTGACAGATGCCTTCTTGTTAATGCGGAACAATGCAATCCAAAACCGGCAGATATTGGCTGAGCAA GAGCTTGATGAG TTGGCCGATGATCGGATGGCCCTGGTTTCAGGGATCAGTATGGATCCCGAAGCCGCGATTGGGGTCACCAAGAAACTGCCCCCCAAATGGGTAGATGGAGTAGATGAG atcCAGTATGAAATCACAAGGATCCGGCAGAAGATGAAGGAACTGGCCTTACTTCATGACAAGCACATGAATCGTCCCACCCTGGATGATAGCAGTGAAGAAGAGCACGCCATAGAAATCACAACTCAGGAGATCACGCAG ATGTTCCATCGATGCCAGCGAGCCGTGACTGGTTTGCAGTCTCGCTGTGGTCACTGCACAGAGCAGGAGGAGCGACTCCTGAGAAATGTGGTCTCCTCTCTGGCACAGAGCCTGCAGGAGCTGTCCACCAATTTTAGGCACACACAGTCCAGCTATCTAAAAC GTATGAAGAATCGTGAGGAGAGATCAAAGCACTTTTTTGACTCGGGGCCATTAATGGAAGAGGATGAAGATCTAGCTCTATATGACAAG GGGTTCACAGACGATCAGTTGATGCTGGTGGAGCAGAACACAGTCATGGTTGAAGAACGAGAGCGGGAGATCCGACAGATAGTGCAGTCTATCTCAGATCTGAATGAGATTTTCCGGGACTTGGCAGGAATGGTGGTGGAGCAG GGCACCGTTCTTGATAGAATCGACTTCAATGTGGAGCAGGCTTGTGTTAAAACAGAAGACGGATTGAAACAGTTACAAAAG GCAGAGCAGTATCAGAAGAAAAACCGAAAGATGCTGGTCATTTTGATCCTTTTTGTCATAGTCATTGTTctaattattattctttttggAACAAAGTTCTAA
- the stx16 gene encoding syntaxin-16 isoform X1: MATRRLTDAFLLMRNNAIQNRQILAEQVSTYDPRLSTRSNAAELDELADDRMALVSGISMDPEAAIGVTKKLPPKWVDGVDEIQYEITRIRQKMKELALLHDKHMNRPTLDDSSEEEHAIEITTQEITQMFHRCQRAVTGLQSRCGHCTEQEERLLRNVVSSLAQSLQELSTNFRHTQSSYLKRMKNREERSKHFFDSGPLMEEDEDLALYDKGFTDDQLMLVEQNTVMVEEREREIRQIVQSISDLNEIFRDLAGMVVEQGTVLDRIDFNVEQACVKTEDGLKQLQKAEQYQKKNRKMLVILILFVIVIVLIIILFGTKF, from the exons ATGGCCACTAGGCGTCTGACAGATGCCTTCTTGTTAATGCGGAACAATGCAATCCAAAACCGGCAGATATTGGCTGAGCAAGTGAGTACATACGACCCCCGTCTGAGTACACGTAGCAATGCTGCG GAGCTTGATGAG TTGGCCGATGATCGGATGGCCCTGGTTTCAGGGATCAGTATGGATCCCGAAGCCGCGATTGGGGTCACCAAGAAACTGCCCCCCAAATGGGTAGATGGAGTAGATGAG atcCAGTATGAAATCACAAGGATCCGGCAGAAGATGAAGGAACTGGCCTTACTTCATGACAAGCACATGAATCGTCCCACCCTGGATGATAGCAGTGAAGAAGAGCACGCCATAGAAATCACAACTCAGGAGATCACGCAG ATGTTCCATCGATGCCAGCGAGCCGTGACTGGTTTGCAGTCTCGCTGTGGTCACTGCACAGAGCAGGAGGAGCGACTCCTGAGAAATGTGGTCTCCTCTCTGGCACAGAGCCTGCAGGAGCTGTCCACCAATTTTAGGCACACACAGTCCAGCTATCTAAAAC GTATGAAGAATCGTGAGGAGAGATCAAAGCACTTTTTTGACTCGGGGCCATTAATGGAAGAGGATGAAGATCTAGCTCTATATGACAAG GGGTTCACAGACGATCAGTTGATGCTGGTGGAGCAGAACACAGTCATGGTTGAAGAACGAGAGCGGGAGATCCGACAGATAGTGCAGTCTATCTCAGATCTGAATGAGATTTTCCGGGACTTGGCAGGAATGGTGGTGGAGCAG GGCACCGTTCTTGATAGAATCGACTTCAATGTGGAGCAGGCTTGTGTTAAAACAGAAGACGGATTGAAACAGTTACAAAAG GCAGAGCAGTATCAGAAGAAAAACCGAAAGATGCTGGTCATTTTGATCCTTTTTGTCATAGTCATTGTTctaattattattctttttggAACAAAGTTCTAA
- the stx16 gene encoding syntaxin-16 isoform X4, with protein MATRRLTDAFLLMRNNAIQNRQILAEQLADDRMALVSGISMDPEAAIGVTKKLPPKWVDGVDEIQYEITRIRQKMKELALLHDKHMNRPTLDDSSEEEHAIEITTQEITQMFHRCQRAVTGLQSRCGHCTEQEERLLRNVVSSLAQSLQELSTNFRHTQSSYLKRMKNREERSKHFFDSGPLMEEDEDLALYDKGFTDDQLMLVEQNTVMVEEREREIRQIVQSISDLNEIFRDLAGMVVEQGTVLDRIDFNVEQACVKTEDGLKQLQKAEQYQKKNRKMLVILILFVIVIVLIIILFGTKF; from the exons ATGGCCACTAGGCGTCTGACAGATGCCTTCTTGTTAATGCGGAACAATGCAATCCAAAACCGGCAGATATTGGCTGAGCAA TTGGCCGATGATCGGATGGCCCTGGTTTCAGGGATCAGTATGGATCCCGAAGCCGCGATTGGGGTCACCAAGAAACTGCCCCCCAAATGGGTAGATGGAGTAGATGAG atcCAGTATGAAATCACAAGGATCCGGCAGAAGATGAAGGAACTGGCCTTACTTCATGACAAGCACATGAATCGTCCCACCCTGGATGATAGCAGTGAAGAAGAGCACGCCATAGAAATCACAACTCAGGAGATCACGCAG ATGTTCCATCGATGCCAGCGAGCCGTGACTGGTTTGCAGTCTCGCTGTGGTCACTGCACAGAGCAGGAGGAGCGACTCCTGAGAAATGTGGTCTCCTCTCTGGCACAGAGCCTGCAGGAGCTGTCCACCAATTTTAGGCACACACAGTCCAGCTATCTAAAAC GTATGAAGAATCGTGAGGAGAGATCAAAGCACTTTTTTGACTCGGGGCCATTAATGGAAGAGGATGAAGATCTAGCTCTATATGACAAG GGGTTCACAGACGATCAGTTGATGCTGGTGGAGCAGAACACAGTCATGGTTGAAGAACGAGAGCGGGAGATCCGACAGATAGTGCAGTCTATCTCAGATCTGAATGAGATTTTCCGGGACTTGGCAGGAATGGTGGTGGAGCAG GGCACCGTTCTTGATAGAATCGACTTCAATGTGGAGCAGGCTTGTGTTAAAACAGAAGACGGATTGAAACAGTTACAAAAG GCAGAGCAGTATCAGAAGAAAAACCGAAAGATGCTGGTCATTTTGATCCTTTTTGTCATAGTCATTGTTctaattattattctttttggAACAAAGTTCTAA
- the stx16 gene encoding syntaxin-16 isoform X2: MATRRLTDAFLLMRNNAIQNRQILAEQVSTYDPRLSTRSNAALADDRMALVSGISMDPEAAIGVTKKLPPKWVDGVDEIQYEITRIRQKMKELALLHDKHMNRPTLDDSSEEEHAIEITTQEITQMFHRCQRAVTGLQSRCGHCTEQEERLLRNVVSSLAQSLQELSTNFRHTQSSYLKRMKNREERSKHFFDSGPLMEEDEDLALYDKGFTDDQLMLVEQNTVMVEEREREIRQIVQSISDLNEIFRDLAGMVVEQGTVLDRIDFNVEQACVKTEDGLKQLQKAEQYQKKNRKMLVILILFVIVIVLIIILFGTKF, from the exons ATGGCCACTAGGCGTCTGACAGATGCCTTCTTGTTAATGCGGAACAATGCAATCCAAAACCGGCAGATATTGGCTGAGCAAGTGAGTACATACGACCCCCGTCTGAGTACACGTAGCAATGCTGCG TTGGCCGATGATCGGATGGCCCTGGTTTCAGGGATCAGTATGGATCCCGAAGCCGCGATTGGGGTCACCAAGAAACTGCCCCCCAAATGGGTAGATGGAGTAGATGAG atcCAGTATGAAATCACAAGGATCCGGCAGAAGATGAAGGAACTGGCCTTACTTCATGACAAGCACATGAATCGTCCCACCCTGGATGATAGCAGTGAAGAAGAGCACGCCATAGAAATCACAACTCAGGAGATCACGCAG ATGTTCCATCGATGCCAGCGAGCCGTGACTGGTTTGCAGTCTCGCTGTGGTCACTGCACAGAGCAGGAGGAGCGACTCCTGAGAAATGTGGTCTCCTCTCTGGCACAGAGCCTGCAGGAGCTGTCCACCAATTTTAGGCACACACAGTCCAGCTATCTAAAAC GTATGAAGAATCGTGAGGAGAGATCAAAGCACTTTTTTGACTCGGGGCCATTAATGGAAGAGGATGAAGATCTAGCTCTATATGACAAG GGGTTCACAGACGATCAGTTGATGCTGGTGGAGCAGAACACAGTCATGGTTGAAGAACGAGAGCGGGAGATCCGACAGATAGTGCAGTCTATCTCAGATCTGAATGAGATTTTCCGGGACTTGGCAGGAATGGTGGTGGAGCAG GGCACCGTTCTTGATAGAATCGACTTCAATGTGGAGCAGGCTTGTGTTAAAACAGAAGACGGATTGAAACAGTTACAAAAG GCAGAGCAGTATCAGAAGAAAAACCGAAAGATGCTGGTCATTTTGATCCTTTTTGTCATAGTCATTGTTctaattattattctttttggAACAAAGTTCTAA
- the dgkab gene encoding diacylglycerol kinase, alpha b isoform X2 — protein MASSDDTEGSLTPVDFIQLQHYMEESNLRVKDVIKEFHPGGRFSKHSFGECVDAEGFCLFLKTYLEVEDFPADFCQRLFRYFQNVEQNGSSKSPQPKEGGVFLRDVSCYFSVLEKEQPREKLEFTFKLYDKDGNGLLDSSEVDRIITQMMRAADYLGWDVTELRPVLKDMMTAIDVDDSGTVTLEEWLKGGMNNVPLLVLLGLKMTEKDGQHIWTMKHFNKPTYCSVCESMLLGLGKQGLSCNCCKYIVHSQCANKNPEPCARTFVKSKQEIGIPAHDWIRADCGANKCDVCNKKIKTLAGKRCVWCQELRHDECVLRGLSNCDCGPLKDHILPPWAIYAVSKEEDTSLLNVTLDGHILQIVPVPRTHPLLVFVNPKSGGKQGERVLRKFQYLLNPRQVYNLSDGGPAPGLHFFRNLRDYRILVCGGDGTVGWLLDALDKENLQVNPSVAVLPLGTGNDLARCLRWGGGYEGSDLREILKEIEGSELVPMDRWSIQVIPNDPHEAGDPVPNEIINNYFSIGVDASIAHRFHSMREKHPQRFNSRMKNKLKYFEFATSETLSSSCKRLKDCLTIECCGKPLDLTRVSLEGIAVLNIPSMHGGSNLWGESKKSDGVAGLEQSEVITDPEALKIVSQDISDKRLEVVGLEGVIEMGQIYTGLKSAGHRLAQTSQITIRTSKAFPMQIDGEPWMQPPCTIHITHKNQANMLMAPPTKPSGFFHLK, from the exons ATGGCCTCCTCTGATGATACAGAAGGGTCTCTGACTCCTGTGGATTTTATCCAGCTGCAGCACTACATGGAAG AGagcaatttgagggtgaaagaTGTGATTAAGGAGTTTCATCCAGGCGGTCGGTTCTCTAAGCACAGCTTTGGAGAG TGCGTCGATGCCGAGggcttctgtctctttctcaaGACCTACTTAGAAGTGGAGGACTTCCCTGCAGATTTCTGCCAGCGGCTTTTTCGTTATTTCCAAAACGTGGAGCAAAACGGCTCCTCGAAGAGCCCTCAGCCCAAAGAAG GTGGAGTCTTTCTTCGTGATGTGTCCTGTTACTTCTCAGTGTTGGAGAAAGAACAGCCGCGGGAGAAGCTCGAAT TTACATTCAAACTTTACGACAAAGATGGCAACGGACTCCTGGACAGCTCT GAAGTGGATCGTATAATCACTCAAATGATGCGTGCTGCTGATTATCTGGGCTGGGACGTGACTGAACTCAGACCA GTGCTCAAAGACATGATGACAGCGATTGATGTGGATGATAGTGGCACCGTCACTCTGGAGGAGTGGCTGAAGGGAGGCATGAACAATGTACCTTTACTTGTTCTGCTGGGGTtgaag ATGACTGAAAAGGATGGGCAGCACATATGGACGATGAAGCATTTTAACAAGCCAACCTACTGCAGCGTGTGTGAGAGCATGCTGCTCGGCCTTGGGAAGCAAGGACTCAGCTGCAACT GCTGCAAGTACATCGTCCACAGCCAGTGTGCCAACAAGAACCCCGAGCCGTGCGCTCGTACCTTTGTCAAATCTAAACAGGAAATTGGT ATACCAGCTCATGACTGGATCAGAGCTGACTGCGGTGCCAACAAGTGTGATGTCTGCAATAAGAAGATCAAAACTTTGGCCGGGAAGCGCTGCGTGTGGTGCCAGGAGTTG cgTCACGATGAATGTGTTTTGCGTGGCTTATCGAACTGTGACTGCGGGCCGCTGAAAGATCATATACTGCCTCCGTGGGCCATTTACGCTGTCTCAAAG GAGGAGGACACTAGCCTGTTGAATGTCACTCTTGATGGCCACATCCTGCAG ATTGTTCCTGTTCCTCGTACCCACCCTCTGCTGGTGTTTGTAAACCCAAAAAGTGGAGGAAAACAAGGCGAACG AGTGCTCAGGAAGTTTCAGTACCTGTTAAATCCACGCCAAGTATACAACCTGTCCGATGGAGGCCCTGCTCCAGG TCTGCACTTCTTTCGTAATCTGCGCGACTACAGGATCTTGGTGTGTGGAGGAGACGGCACCGTCGGGTGGCTCCTGGATGCTTTAG ACAAAGAAAACCTCCAGGTGAATCCTTCAGTAGCTGTGCTGCCTCTGGGCACTGGGAATGACCTGGCTCGCTGCCTACGCTGGGGAGGAG GATATGAAGGGTCAGATTTGAGAGAAATCCTGAAAGAGATTGAAGGGAGTGAGTTGGTCCCCATGGACCGCTGGAGTATCCAAGTGATACCAAATGACCCTCATGAGGCAGGAGACCCTGTGCCCAATGAGATCATTAACAACTACTTTTCCATTGGAGTG GATGCTTCTATTGCTCATCGTTTCCACTCCATGAGAGAGAAACATCCCCAGAGGTTCAATAGCAG AATGAAGAACAAACTTAAGTATTTTGAATTTGCCACTTCGGAGACCCTCTCGTCCTCCTGTAAGAGGCTGAAGGACTGTCTAACGATTGAG TGCTGCGGAAAACCTCTGGACCTGACTCGTGTCTCTCTAGAGGGCATAGCTGTCCTCAACATACCCAGCATGCACGGAGGCTCCAACCTCTGGGGTGAGTCGAAGAAGTCTGATGGCGTGGCAGGGCTGGAGCAGAGTGAGGTTATCACTGACCCCGAAGCTCTGAAAATAGTTTCCCAAG ATATAAGCGATAAACGATTGGAGGTGGTCGGGCTTGAAGGGGTTATAGAGATGGGACAAATCTATACTGGGCTGAAGAGCGCTGGGCACAGACTGGCACAGACCTCCCAGATTACCATCAG GACATCTAAAGCATTTCCAATGCAGATCGATGGGGAGCCCTGGATGCAGCCTCCTTGTACT ATCCACATAACTCACAAGAACCAAGCTAACATGCTAATGGCTCCACCTACCAAACCATCTGGCTTCTTTCACCTCAAATAG
- the LOC100709859 gene encoding probable nuclear hormone receptor HR38 produces MPCVQTQYASLPHDNYFSSEFLNPDLSATLVMDFSGQKDQLSTSSLPSINTLVGNGYVGEFDAYSCKITTSPPASTVSFSHTGVAESTSSQMHSQAFKLDDLQVYGCYPGSFALNCLDETLSSCSSDYYGSPVYATASPPTPSFQTESAPVWDSPFSPYPSAPLPSVADKAAIAQQLSFFTFSSAPEQHSPMGQQHQDAQPSQEDHFFLSPQQHVSSLHCPPVSLEHRLLESPKTAEGAMMSPKTPNPGSSESRCAVCGDNASCQHYGVRTCEGCKGFFKRTVQKNAKYVCLANKDCPVDKRRRNRCQFCRFQKCLAVGMVKEVVRTDSLKGRRGRLPSKPKIPVEASSTTPSVNIIASLVRAHLDSSPTIGKLDYSKYRETADSSKEKEDAGDIQQFYDLLTGSLDVIRKWAQSIPGFMDFCTEDQELLLESAFVELFILRLAYGSDPEKNELIFCNGVVLHRLQCARSFGDWIDSIVDFSHSLRRLNLDVSLFSCLAALVIITDRHGLKEPKRVEDFQSHLITCLREHVSGNGSELSRTQPNYQSRLLGKLPELRTLCTQGLQRIFYLKLEDLVPPPPIVEKIFMDTLPF; encoded by the exons ATGCCCTGTGTACAAACCCAGTATGCATCCCTGCCCCATGACAACTacttcagctctgagttcttgAATCCTGACCTCAGTGCCACACTGGTGATGGACTTCAGTGGCCAAAAGGACCAGCTGTCCACATCTTCATTGCCCAGCATCAACACTTTGGTTGGAAATGGCTATGTCGGGGAGTTTGATGCATATTCCTGTAAGATTACCACCTCTCCTCCTGCCTCTACGGTTTCATTCAGCCACACAGGAGTAGCTGAAAGCACCAGCTCTCAGATGCACAGCCAGGCCTTCAAGCTCGATGATCTCCAGGTGTATGGCTGCTACCCAGGATCCTTTGCACTCAACTGCCTTGACGAAACGCTGTCGTCATGCAGCTCTGACTACTATGGCAGCCCAGTCTATGCCACTGCTTCTCCTCCAACACCAAGCTTTCAGACAGAGTCTGCACCTGTCTGGGATTCCCCTTTCAGCCCCTACCCCTCAGCCCCCCTGCCCTCTGTGGCTGACAAGGCCGCCATAGCTCAGCAGCTCTCCTTTTTCACCTTCAGCTCTGCACCAGAGCAACACTCCCCCATGGGGCAGCAGCACCAGGATGCTCAGCCGAGCCAGGAAGACCACTTCTTCCTGTCTCCTCAGCAGCATGTCTCCTCACTTCACTGCCCCCCAGTTTCTCTGGAGCATAGACTTCTAGAAAGCCCCAAGACAGCGGAGGGTGCCATGATGTCTCCTAAAACGCCAAACCCAGGATCCAGCGAGAGTCGCTGTGCAGTTTGTGGTGATAACGCTTCCTGCCAGCACTATGGAGTCCGCACCTGTGAGGGATGCAAAGGTTTtttcaag cGAACTGTCCAGAAAAATGCAAAGTATGTGTGCCTTGCCAATAAAGACTGTCCAGTGgacaagaggaggagaaacCGATGCCAGTTCTGTCGTTTCCAGAAATGTCTTGCAGTGGGAATGGTCAAAGAAG TTGTTCGTACGGACAGCCTTAAAGGTCGCAGAGGTCGCCTGCCCTCCAAACCCAAGATCCCAGTTGAGGCTTCATCCACGACCCCCAGTGTCAACATCATAGCTTCGCTTGTCAGGGCTCATCTAGACTCAAGCCCAACCATCGGAAAGCTTGACTATTCCAAG tACCGGGAGACAGCAGACAGCtcgaaagagaaggaggatgcTGGTGATATCCAGCAGTTCTATGATCTACTGACTGGTTCCTTGGATGTGATAAGGAAATGGGCTCAATCCATCCCAGGATTCATGGACTTCTGCACAGAAGACCAGGAGCTGCTCCTCGAATCTGCGTTTGTTGAACTCTTTATCCTGCGCCTGGCTTACGG GTCAGATCCAGAAAAGAATGAGCTGATCTTCTGCAATGGCGTGGTGCTCCACCGACTACAGTGCGCTCGCAGTTTCGGTGACTGGATCGACTCCATCGTGGATTTCTCGCACAGCCTTCGTCGCTTGAACTTAGACGTCTCCTTGTTTTCCTGCCTCGCAGCCCTCGTCATCATCACCG ATCGTCACGGCCTCAAAGAGCCCAAGCGGGTCGAGGACTTTCAAAGTCACCTCATCACTTGTCTAAGGGAACACGTGAGTGGAAACGGATCAGAACTGAGCCGGACGCAACCCAACTATCAGTCTCGCCTTCTGGGCAAACTGCCTGAACTGAGGACTCTGTGCACACAAGGCCTGCAGCGCATCTTCTACCTGAAACTGGAGGACCTGGTGCCTCCTCCTCCGATAGTGGAGAAAATCTTTATGGATACACtgccattttaa